In the Prochlorococcus marinus CUG1438 genome, CGTTGTTCTTGAGACCAACTTCTAACATAGAAAAAATATTATTTTTTTTAATTGAACTAAATAAGTCAAAGTATGAACTTTGTTTTAGAAATTTCGTTGTAAATCCAGCAAAAGGTCCATATAAAAGAAGTTTTTTATTATCAATCCATCTAGTGTCTAAATGAGGCACAGACATTGGTGGTGATCCAATATCAGCTTTACCATAAACTTTTGAGTTATGTTTTTCTGTAAGATCTTTTTTCTCGCAAATAAGCCATTTCCCACTAACAGGAAATCCACCATAACTTTTTGCTTCTGGAATTTTTGATTTTTGTAAATAATTAATTGTTTTTCCACCAGCACCAAGAAAAACGTATCCCGTTCTAATTGAAGTTTTTCTACCTTCAGAACTGATTTCTAGTTCCCATTGTTTTTTATCAATTTTCTTTAAATCTACTAATTCTGTTTTATACCTAATTTCAACATTTTTGTTTAAGGAAACTAATGACAAATACTCTTTAGTTAAAGCCTCAAAATTAATATCAGTTCCTCTACCTATTCTGGTAGCCGCAATTTGAGTAGATGGATTTCTATCTTTTGTTATTAGAGGAGCCCATGATGAAATTTCTTCAAAAGATGTAGAAAATTCCATATCGATAAATTCAGGGTTTTCGGTCATTTTTTGAAATCTTTTTTTTAAAAAAGAAATATTATCCTGACCAGACACAAAGCTAATATGAGGAATAAATTCTAGAAACTTCTTAATATCAATTTTCCCTGCTTCATACAATGAGGCCCATAAAGACATGGATGTTTCAAAAGAACGATTTATTGAGAGCGCTTTATCTATTTTTATATTTCCTTTTTCATCTAAAGGAGTATAGTTTAATTCGCAATTAGCTGCATGCCCTGTACCTGCATTATTAAAAGCGCCAGTACTTTCACTTCCTGGAGCATTTAATTTTTCTATAATAAGAAATTTTATATCTGGTAAAACTTCAGAAATTAGGAGGGCTAAAGTACTACTCATTATCCCTGCTCCTACTAAGACTGCATCAAAGTAGCTATTGTCATTAGTGGGATTTTTAGATGAAGTCACAACAGAAAATTATCTTTTTTGCAATTAATCAGATTTCTTTCTAGGCTTATTATAAAGTTAATCCAAAATTATGAGTACTGAAACACTCTCGCTGACAAACGAAAATGTTGAAAAAGTCCTTGACGAGCTAAGACCTTTTTTAATTTCTGATGGAGGTAATGTAGAGATTGCAGAAATAGATGGTCCAATTGTCAAAGTCA is a window encoding:
- a CDS encoding malate:quinone oxidoreductase, encoding MTSSKNPTNDNSYFDAVLVGAGIMSSTLALLISEVLPDIKFLIIEKLNAPGSESTGAFNNAGTGHAANCELNYTPLDEKGNIKIDKALSINRSFETSMSLWASLYEAGKIDIKKFLEFIPHISFVSGQDNISFLKKRFQKMTENPEFIDMEFSTSFEEISSWAPLITKDRNPSTQIAATRIGRGTDINFEALTKEYLSLVSLNKNVEIRYKTELVDLKKIDKKQWELEISSEGRKTSIRTGYVFLGAGGKTINYLQKSKIPEAKSYGGFPVSGKWLICEKKDLTEKHNSKVYGKADIGSPPMSVPHLDTRWIDNKKLLLYGPFAGFTTKFLKQSSYFDLFSSIKKNNIFSMLEVGLKNNDLINYLISQSLKNHNSRVENLKNMMPSANPSDWYLKNAGQRVQIIKKTEGGGSLKFGTEIVNSSDGSLSALLGASPGASTAVSIMVEVLEKSVLFLNDKHNLQKKINDLIYPKLSASENDSSCFIKDIKKRNNSIFGFHP
- a CDS encoding NifU family protein, whose amino-acid sequence is MSTETLSLTNENVEKVLDELRPFLISDGGNVEIAEIDGPIVKVRLQGACGSCPSSTMTLKMGIERKLKEMIPEISEVVQVL